The following are encoded together in the Thermomonas brevis genome:
- a CDS encoding copper resistance system multicopper oxidase has product MGAPHDSDRRRLLRGMAMGGATLGLGLWQRPLWALTAPDQPTVLRGDAFDLTIGRTPVNITGRTVPAFTVNGSLPGPILRWREGDTVGIRVRNTLDETSSIHWHGLLLPANMDGVPGMSFDGIAPGGDYLYRFQVKQSGTYWYHSHSSLQEQAGLLGPIIIDPREPDPLACERDYVVLLSDWTDLDPARLFARMKKRSDYDNLHKRTVGDFLRDARERGLRATLDDRNAWGAMRMSPTDLADVNSHTYTFLANGHTAAQNWTALFAPGERVRLRFINGAAMTFFDVRIPGLTLTVVAADGQSIQPVDVEEFRIAPAETFDVIVQPRDDAAYTVFAQAMDRSGYTRITLAPRIGTQAAIPAPDKRPLLTMDDMGHGHPAPAAGEITCGAAMGMTGMNMDHGGHDAGGMQAHPASETRNPDVDMQTMSPAPRLDDPGIGLRDNGRRVLRYTDLRSLHAPDDDREPSRIIELHLTGNMERFTWGFDGIRFADAAPIRLKYGERVRITLVNDTMMEHPIHLHGMWSDVEDEHGRFLVRKHTVAVPPGTKRSVRVTADALGRWAFHCHMLLHMEGGMMREVRVEE; this is encoded by the coding sequence ATGGGCGCACCGCACGACAGCGACCGCCGCCGCCTGCTGCGCGGCATGGCGATGGGCGGCGCGACGCTCGGACTGGGCCTGTGGCAGCGCCCGCTGTGGGCGCTGACCGCGCCGGACCAGCCGACGGTGCTGCGCGGCGACGCCTTCGACCTGACCATCGGCCGCACGCCGGTGAACATCACCGGCAGGACCGTCCCCGCGTTCACCGTCAACGGCAGCCTGCCCGGCCCGATCCTGCGCTGGCGCGAAGGCGACACCGTCGGCATCCGCGTCCGCAACACGCTGGACGAAACCAGCTCCATCCACTGGCACGGCCTGCTGCTGCCGGCCAACATGGACGGCGTGCCGGGCATGAGCTTCGACGGCATCGCCCCCGGCGGCGACTACCTGTACCGGTTCCAGGTGAAGCAGAGCGGCACCTACTGGTACCACAGTCATTCCAGCCTGCAGGAACAGGCCGGCCTGCTCGGCCCGATCATCATCGACCCGCGCGAGCCCGACCCGCTGGCCTGCGAGCGCGACTACGTGGTGCTGCTGTCCGACTGGACCGACCTCGACCCCGCCCGCCTGTTCGCGCGGATGAAGAAGCGCAGCGACTACGACAACCTGCACAAGCGCACCGTCGGCGACTTCCTGCGCGATGCGCGCGAGCGCGGCCTGCGCGCCACGCTGGACGACCGCAATGCCTGGGGCGCGATGCGGATGAGCCCGACCGACCTCGCCGACGTCAACAGCCACACCTACACCTTCCTCGCCAACGGCCACACCGCCGCGCAGAACTGGACGGCGCTGTTCGCACCCGGCGAGCGCGTGCGCCTGCGCTTCATCAACGGCGCGGCGATGACCTTCTTCGACGTGCGCATTCCCGGCCTGACGCTGACCGTGGTGGCCGCCGACGGCCAATCCATCCAACCCGTGGACGTCGAGGAGTTCCGCATCGCGCCGGCGGAAACCTTTGACGTGATCGTGCAGCCGCGCGACGACGCGGCCTATACCGTGTTCGCGCAGGCGATGGACCGCAGCGGCTACACCCGCATCACCCTGGCGCCGCGCATCGGCACGCAAGCGGCGATCCCGGCGCCGGACAAGCGCCCGCTGCTGACGATGGACGACATGGGCCACGGCCACCCTGCGCCAGCGGCGGGCGAAATCACCTGCGGCGCGGCGATGGGCATGACGGGGATGAACATGGATCACGGCGGGCACGATGCCGGCGGCATGCAGGCGCACCCGGCCAGCGAAACCCGCAACCCCGACGTGGACATGCAGACGATGTCGCCCGCGCCAAGGCTGGACGACCCCGGCATCGGCCTGCGCGACAACGGCCGCCGCGTGCTGCGCTACACCGACCTGCGCAGCCTGCACGCGCCGGACGACGACCGCGAACCGTCACGCATCATCGAACTGCACCTGACCGGCAACATGGAACGCTTCACCTGGGGCTTCGACGGCATCCGCTTCGCCGACGCCGCGCCGATCCGGCTGAAGTACGGCGAGCGCGTGCGGATCACGCTGGTCAACGACACCATGATGGAGCATCCCATCCATCTGCACGGGATGTGGAGCGACGTGGAGGACGAACACGGACGCTTCCTGGTGCGCAAGCACACGGTCGCCGTTCCGCCGGGGACGAAGCGCAGCGTCCGCGTCACCGCCGACGCGCTGGGCCGCTGGGCCTTCCACTGCCACATGCTGCTGCACATGGAAGGCGGGATGATGCGCGAAGTGCGGGTGGAGGAATGA
- a CDS encoding cation transporter: MLLNVENMSCQHCVNAVTRALRALDPEAAVQVDLAKGEVRASGGFDAEAAIAALADEDYPATLTSAEG; the protein is encoded by the coding sequence GTGCTGCTGAACGTCGAGAACATGAGCTGCCAGCACTGCGTCAACGCCGTCACCCGCGCGCTGCGCGCGCTCGATCCCGAGGCCGCCGTGCAGGTCGATCTGGCGAAGGGCGAAGTCCGCGCCAGCGGCGGTTTCGACGCCGAAGCGGCCATCGCCGCGCTGGCGGACGAAGACTATCCGGCCACCCTGACCTCCGCCGAAGGCTGA